One genomic segment of Coffea arabica cultivar ET-39 chromosome 6e, Coffea Arabica ET-39 HiFi, whole genome shotgun sequence includes these proteins:
- the LOC113692195 gene encoding probable LRR receptor-like serine/threonine-protein kinase At1g67720 — MVTHKCYYFLFLSLAFPLLMDVAKAQMPGFLSLDCGGKGNFTDELGLLWTPDGQMISGGRANISVANEQRTQYMTLRYFPADNRKYCYTLNVMSRTRYLLRASFLYGNFDNNNVYPKFDISLGPTRWATVVISDASTIEYQELIFLATEPTISICLSNATTGQPFISTLELRQFNGSIYMTQFENEFFLSVSARINFGADSDTPIRYPHDPFDRIWESDTVRKANYLVDVAPGTEKVSTRMPIDVSSGERPPEKVMQTAVVGRNGSLTYRLNLDGFPGSGWAFTYFAEIEDLAPTATRKFRLVLPGNPDLSKAIVNIEENASGKYRLYEPGYFNISLPFVLSFRFGKTSDSTMGPLLNALEINKYLKKSDGSLDGQLVAGIISAYSTADWAQEGGDPCLPTTWSWIQCNTDPQPKITSIKLSRKNLTGSIPLELTKLSGLAELWLDGNSFSGTIPDFSGCPNLKTIHLENNQLTGGLPSSLGGLPNLRELYVQNNELSGTIPSNLLNRGLILNYTGNIGLHKGGSAGNHKKIIIGSSVGAAALLLATIISCLLMQKGNKNYANQDQHEHRLPGQRVVSSLGDAASEVAHYFTLSELEDATRNFERKVGSGGFGVVYYGKLKEAKEIAVKVLTNNSFQGKREFSNEVALLSRIHHRNLVQFLGYCQEEGKSILVYEFMHNGTLKEHLYGPITHERRISWIKRLEIAEDAAKGIEYLHTGCTPSIIHRDVKTSNILLDKDMRAKVSDFGLSKLAVDGASHVSSIVRGTVGYLDPEYYISQQLTDKSDVYSFGVILLELISGQEAISNENFGVHCRNIVQWAKLHIESGDIQGIIDPSLHNEYDIQSMWKIAEKALMCVQPHGSMRPPISEVIKEIQDAISIERGAEAIREGSSDDISRQSIHSSLNLGGSLDLGASEHYLSIDESIARPTAR; from the exons ATGGTGACTCATAAATGCTactattttcttttcctctcgtTGGCTTTTCCACTTCTCATGGATGTAGCCAAAGCCCAGATGCCAG GTTTTTTAAGTTTGGACTGCGGAGGCAAAGGTAACTTCACAGATGAACTTGGTCTCCTGTGGACTCCTGATGGTCAGATGATCAGCGGAGGAAGAGCTAATATATCTGTTGCAAATGAGCAAAGAACTCAATATATGACTTTGAGATATTTTCCTGCAGATAACAGAAAGTATTGTTACACACTTAATGTTATGAGTAGGACCAGATACCTTTTAAGAGCAAGCTTCTTGTATGGAAACTTTGACAACAACAACGTGTATCCAAAGTTTGATATTTCACTAGGGCCTACTCGCTGGGCTACGGTGGTTATTTCAGATGCTAGCACTATAGAATATCAAGAGTTAATATTTCTTGCTACTGAACCCACCATTAGCATCTGTTTGTCTAATGCTACCACTGGGCAGCCATTTATTTCGACCCTTGAGCTCCGACAATTTAATGGTTCAATTTATATGACCCAATTTGAGAACGAGTTCTTTTTAAGTGTTTCTGCAAGAATAAATTTTGGTGCTGATAGTGATACTCCAATCAG GTATCCTCATGATCCATTTGATAGGATATGGGAATCTGATACTGTGCGAAAAGCCAACTATCTAGTTGATGTTGCACCTGGTACTGAAAAGGTATCTACTCGAATGCCAATTGATGTTAGCTCTGGTGAAAGACCACCTGAGAAAGTGATGCAGACAGCTGTAGTTGGAAGAAATGGGTCACTCACATATCGGTTGAATCTGGACGGTTTTCCTGGTTCTGGATGGGCATTCACCTATTTTGCAGAAATTGAAGATTTGGCTCCAACTGCTACCAGAAAATTCAGGCTAGTGTTACCTGGAAATCCTGATCTCAGCAAGGCTATTGTCAATATTGAAGAGAATGCCTCGGGGAAATATCGTTTATATGAACCTGGATACTTCAACATATCGCTTCCCTTTGTCTTATCATTCAGATTTGGAAAGACGTCTGATTCTACAATGGGGCCCCTCCTGAATGCATTAGAAATAAATAAGTATCTGAAGAAAAGCGATGGCTCTTTGGATG GACAACTTGTTGCTGGTATAATCTCAGCTTACTCTACTGCTGATTGGGCACAAGAAGGTGGTGACCCATGCTTACCGACCACGTGGTCGTGGATCCAATGTAACACAGATCCTCAGCCTAAAATAACATCCAT CAAATTGTCGAGGAAGAACTTGACTGGAAGTATCCCTTTAGAGTTAACAAAATTGAGCGGCTTAGCTGAATT ATGGCTTGATGGAAATTCATTTTCTGGTACAATTCCTGATTTTTCTGGATGCCCAAACTTGAAGACAAT ACATCTTGAGAACAATCAGTTGACTGGAGGGCTGCCTTCCTCCTTGGGAGGTTTACCGAATTTAAGAGAACT GTATGTGCAGAACAATGAGTTATCTGGGACTATCCCATCAAATCTTCTGAACAGGGGTCTGATCTTAAA CTATACTGGGAACATTGGTCTTCATAAAGGAGGCAGTGCAGGAAATCATAAGAAAATCATTATTGGATCATCAGTTGGTGCTGCAGCACTGCTGCTCGCCACTATTATCTCTTGCTTATTGATgcagaaaggaaataaaaattatGCAAATCAAG ACCAGCATGAACATCGTTTACCTGGTCAAAGAGTTGTCTCCTCATTGGGTGATGCTGCATCTGAAGTTGCTCATTACTTCACTTTGtctgagcttgaagatgcaacAAGGAACTTTGAGAGGAAAGTCGGCTCAGGAGGCTTTGGAGTTGTGTATTACGGGAAACTCAAGGAAGCGAAGGAAATTGCTGTGAAAGTTCTCACAAATAACTCCTTCCAGGGCAAACGAGAATTTTCGAATGAG GTGGCTCTTCTTTCGAGGATACATCACAGGAATCTTGTACAGTTTCTTGGATATTGCCAAGAAGAAGGGAAAAGTATACTTGTGTACGAGTTCATGCATAACGGGACTCTAAAGGAACATCTCTATG GGCCTATAACACATGAAAGAAGGATCAGTTGGATTAAGCGCCTTGAGATTGCTGAAGATGCTGCTAAAG GGATTGAGTACCTTCATACTGGGTGTACTCCATCCATCATTCATAGGGATGTAAAGACCAGCAATATCCTCCTTGACAAGGACATGCGAGCAAAGGTTTCGGATTTTGGTCTCTCAAAACTTGCCGTAGATGGAGCTTCCCACGTGTCAAGCATTGTTCGAGGAACTGTTGGCTATCTAGATCCTGA GTATTATATCTCCCAGCAGTTGACGGACAAGAGTGATGTCTATAGTTTCGGGGTCATTCTACTGGAGCTAATATCTGGTCAAGaggcaatttcaaatgaaaacttTGGTGTGCACTGTCGCAATATAGTCCAATGG GCGAAGTTACACATCGAGAGTGGAGATATCCAAGGGATCATTGACCCCTCATTGCATAATGAATATGACATCCAATCAATGTGGAAGATAGCTGAGAAAGCTTTGATGTGTGTCCAACCCCACGGGAGCATGAGGCCCCCTATTTCAGAAGTTATTAAGGAGATCCAAGATGCAATATCGATTGAAAGAGGTGCAGAAGCAATCAGGGAAGGTAGCTCAGATGATATATCCAGGCAATCTATTCATTCTTCCTTAAACTTGGGGGGTTCTCTGGACTTGGGTGCAAGTGAGCATTACTTATCAATTGATGAGTCCATTGCACGGCCAACTGCTAGATAG